AACTGTCTGACAAAAATATGTTACGCGATCGATAAGAACATTTGTGATAAAGGAGTAAAGTTtgaaaagctgaactgaaaaaaaagactagAGTTTGGGTTTTAATATGGCCCTCTAGTGGGCAAATAACGAAACTACAATAAGAACCTCGTTACCACACGTGCTAAAAAAAAGCGTCTTCTGACACAAAATGTTCTCCTTCCATAACTGCAGTTATTGGCTATTTATATCTTCTACGAATACTGAGATATAATTCTTATATGTTaatgattttaattaattattatgtAGGTGTGGCTTTCATGACAGGTGTAGAATCTAATCGCACCAGAAATCTCCTAGTTACAGTACTTTACTGCCCTCTTGTGGACACTGATAGGAACTACAACTGCCATCAAGTTTGAGGAAGTTACATATGAGTCAAACTTCCTTTTAGTTTTGATTtccaaaataaaactatttaaaataaaaataaaatgcaaagtcAACCACTAGAGCAAATGTGTGTGTAGTCATGGTCCGACTCGCTGGCGATTAAATTGGTTTTCGGCTCCTACGGTTCTAGTTCAGAAAGAATATAAGATAAACATAATACGCAAAATGAAAAGGAAGGAGGACAGACAAAAGGATACACGAAGCAATTAAATTACTATAAATAAATCGCTAAATAAGTTAATGTAGAAACAAGAGCATAATGTAATTTAACataagtaaacatttcagtttaaatcacaaacaaatgttgctaaataaattaacaaaatgatataaatgtaaatgttttaatgttgtctTTTGTCTATATCTTTGTTtatattcatttgtttatttcctcatttattcataatccaaagaagagctttgaaaagtTCGTCAAGATACCtgaagaactattcctgaagactctttaaagaaattacaataaaaatagtctaaCAGGGTTTAGActacattaaataataattataacaacaacaacaacaacaacaacaacaacaacaacaacaacaacaacaacaataataataataataataataataataataataaagctgcACTGACTAAATATTTTCTATCAAAGTCTATAAATAGCCATTTCTGTTATTCACAGGATCCATAGCAGCAGTAAAGATGCAGCAGTGATTATTTTTGGTGTCAAGAAGAAAAATCAACACAGACTTCATCACTAAGTCTGTGCAGTGATGGAGCAACTGAGGCAGGAGTCAGAAAAGGGAGGCAAATGGAAATCAAAGTGTTTAGTTTCAGGGGAATAAAGTGTAGGAAGATCTTTACATGAAAGACTTTTTTGAAACCTGGGGAAAGAAACATAGGAGCCACCTGGAAAATCGTGTCTATCATAAGCAAATGAAGCAGGCTGAATTTGTTAAAGGCAAATTATAAACTGGTATCGTAAAGAGAGTCAAGAAAAGACCATGAAGTCTGAAAATAGAAAGAGGATCCAGCAACACGTGGAACACTAATGACGGAACTATTCTGAAGTCTTGTATCACACGGAGACAAGGCAGCTGGAACCGGAAGTGGCCTTTCAATAAAACCTGTAGTTACCGGTCGCGGGAAGAGGTGGATTAACGGCGTGATGATCGTGCTTTTTTGTTGAAGTTAGTTTTGTTTATCGCAGTAAACATGGCTGCTAAACGCAAAGCAGACGTGACGGTTCCCGCGGAGGAGAGCGACCAGCTGCTGATCCGCCCGCTGTGAGTCAAAGCGCGACACGTTAGTTCCGCTCCGCACCAAACTCCGGTCACAAAACACCTCTTTACTTAATTTCTTTAATCCATTGATAAAAAATCAACAGTTTCAATAGTTTCAGCAAATAATCAGAGCTGCATTTAAATCCGGCTgaaaacagtatttatttacgaagtttttaaaaatttctcaaCTTTCTATAAACAGTTTTCATAGTGAATGGCATTTTCTTCTAATTCAGTAGTTATACAATAAGTCACGTAATGTTTGGCCTTGTTTCCAATCAACTAATCTTCCATCTATTGTCTACTGTCTTGACTAATTGGTTCTCGGAGTTTTTGGTCTCAGCTGTTTATTCTGGTGGTTGGTCAAACATGGCTGGTGGATTAATGGGATGTTTGTGTGCAGAGGAGCTGGTCAGGAGGTGGGACGGTCCTGCATCATCCTGGAGTTCAAGGGGAGAAAGATCATGGTAACACAGTGTGTTGTTGTCACTTCAGCTGTAAACTGTGAACATCAATGTGTAAAAACGTGTCTATGTCTGTGTGGTTCAGCTGGACTGTGGCATCCATCCTGGTCTGGAGGGGATGGACGCCCTGCCGTACATCGACCTGATTGATCCGGCTGAGATCGACCTGCTGCTCATCAGTCAGTGAGTACAGTAAACCTCCTTCAGCTTCTGATTTCACAACAGAAGCTGAAAAGATCAGGTATTAAAATTTCAGGATACTTCAGGTAACAGTTCAGGATCTGACCTCTTCCATCCCCCCTCAGCTTCCACCTGGACCACTGTGGGGCACTGCCCTGGTTTCTGCAGAAGACCAGCTTTAAAGGACGAACCTTCATGACACATGCCAGCAAGGCCATTTACCGCTGGCTGCTGTCAGACTACGTCAAAGTCAGGTACGTTCAGGCAGAGTGAAGCAGATACCCTTCTCCATAAGGCTAGGTTTCCACTTTTTGGAgggtttaaatgatttatttggaAGAAGAACAGATGTATCGATCATCTCCTGTGTTTTATCCTATGATGTGATGTTTCCAGCATCAGGACATCTTCACACTAACTGGATTGGTCAGTTCAGagaatttttaaatgtgtgtgtgtccttacAGTTTTTTAAGAACCTGATCTTGCTTTTGTGCTCAAACTGAATCAGAACACCAGAACCGGCAGCTGTTAAACATCTGCATGACAAACATGTTCATATCGTGATTCTCAGTACCTGACTGCATCATGGAAAGCCCGCCAAAGGAGACAGAACAGATTATTTAGtccaggggtctccaactccggtcctcgtgagctactgtcctgcaggttttagatgtctcctcctacaacacacctctgcacaagcctgttaatgacccactGATTTGAGTcgggtgtgttgcatcagggaaaAATCCAAAACCAGCAGGagagtagctcacgaggaccggacttggagATCCTTGATTTAGTTCCTTCTGGTCTCAGTTGCGTCCAAGTGAAAATTTAAATGATTGTTGACTTTTTGAGTTTGATGGCTTTCTCAGTTGTGTAGGACTGTTAAATCactaaaatgtgtgtttcttgCAACAAAAGTCAGACTTGTGGTGATGGACACTGAGACCAACTGCTGTCAGTTTCAGATAAAAGCATATCTGCGTTCATGTGAAtctttgcagtgtttttttgcacctataattatttaacacCAAACATCGGGAACAGAGGAAAAACTCCTGGATGTTTCTGTGTTGATGTGTGACTTGTGTTGCAGTAACATCTCCGCCGACGACATGCTGTACACAGAGACAGACCTTGAGGACAGCATGGAGAAGATCGAGACCATCAACTTCCACGAGGTGAAGGAGGTGGCCGGCATCAAGTTCTGGTGTTACCATGCTGGTCACGTTCTCGGAGCCGCCATGTTCATGATCGAGATCGCCGGCGTGAAGGTCTGTCGACTCTtctctgcttgtttgtttgtctcagtCCTCCGAACGTTCCACAACAGTTTGTTCTGAATCACAAAAATTGTCCACTTTTGTCAGAAtgttctggtttgtttttgtcatggtCTACGTCTTACTTGctctaaatgtgtgtgtgtgtgtgtgtagttgttGTATACAGGAGACTTCTCCCGTCAGGAGGACCGACATCTGATGGCGGCAGAGATCCCGAGTGTGAAACCTGACATCCTCATCACAGTGAGTGTGGCTGCAGAGCTTTGTTCGCAGCTCGCTGTggcttctgtttaaaaaaaaaaaactgaattagtTCAGATTTAATCACCTGCTCAGACTCTGAAGTGTTTCTTCTGTGGTCTGCACATGCTCACAAACAGCTCAGCAGAGGGTGGTAGGGGTGTAATTTTTATTCAACACGAGTTTGTGACAAAACACTGTTAAACCTGAAGCTGTGGTCCAGCGTTTCTCAGGTGACACACCTGAAAGCTGAACAGTCTCCGTCTGTTGGCGTCatttaaagttcatttaaactcagaagttgtgtgtttgtgtctgacaGGAGTCGACATATGGGACCCACATCCACGAGAAGCGAGAGGAGAGGGAGGCTCGTTTCTGCAACACGGTGCACGACATCGTGAACAGGGAGGGCCGCTGCCTGATCCCCGTGTTCGCTCTGGGCCGAGCTCAGGAGCTGCTGCTCATCCTCGGTGAGGTTCACTCTTCATTCTGAGTGGGTGAAACATAACTTCTGATGCACCTTCAGATTTCTGAGTCTGGTTTTGTGGGTTTGACCCAGACGAGTATTGGCAGAACCATCCGGAGCTCCATGACATTCCCATCTACTACGCCTCGTCTCTGGCCAGGAAGTGCATGGCCGTGTACCAGACCTACATCAACGCCATGAACGACAAGATCCGCAAGGCCATCAACATCAACAATCCCTTTGTCTTTAAACACATCAGCAACCTGAAGGTCTGAGCGCGCTCACTAGGCTGACTTGTCTTAGTTTGGACTCTGCATCACTGTGTTGTTCTTCGTGTGTTTCAGAGCATGGACCACTTTGACGACATCGGCCCCAGCGTCGTGATGGCGTCTCCCGGAATGATGCAGAGCGGCTTGTCCAGAGAGCTGTTTGAGAGCTGGTGCACCGATAAGAGAAACGGAGTCATCATCGCTGGCTACTGTGTGGAGGGAACGCTGGCCAAGGTGAGCAACACAAAACCTAGTTTCTACACAAGTCGAGTCCGAACCACCTCTTATTCCAGGAGTTTTTGAGACGCTGTGGCAGCTGAGAGAATCTCAGGTTTAACTGAGGCGTTACAGGGTTTCACTATGAGAAAATAATCTgacaacttaaataaataaaaccaaagcatcATCttctaattattaattaattcagGATGAAGTCGACTGGGATcatttagaaatgaaagaaaagcagtgGTCCTCATACAGAACCTCGTGGTGCAGGTCTGCTTGTAAAGCTGCTAAAAATGgattcagaaaacaaaatgtaaccAGAGATGATTCAAAAGTCCTAAATCTGGCGAGTGTAGAGATTCATCATAGGTCAAAAGAAATGAAGCTGTGGGTCTGTAACAGCATCCTG
The sequence above is drawn from the Melanotaenia boesemani isolate fMelBoe1 chromosome 22, fMelBoe1.pri, whole genome shotgun sequence genome and encodes:
- the cpsf3 gene encoding cleavage and polyadenylation specificity factor subunit 3, producing MAAKRKADVTVPAEESDQLLIRPLGAGQEVGRSCIILEFKGRKIMLDCGIHPGLEGMDALPYIDLIDPAEIDLLLISHFHLDHCGALPWFLQKTSFKGRTFMTHASKAIYRWLLSDYVKVSNISADDMLYTETDLEDSMEKIETINFHEVKEVAGIKFWCYHAGHVLGAAMFMIEIAGVKLLYTGDFSRQEDRHLMAAEIPSVKPDILITESTYGTHIHEKREEREARFCNTVHDIVNREGRCLIPVFALGRAQELLLILDEYWQNHPELHDIPIYYASSLARKCMAVYQTYINAMNDKIRKAININNPFVFKHISNLKSMDHFDDIGPSVVMASPGMMQSGLSRELFESWCTDKRNGVIIAGYCVEGTLAKHIMTEPEEINTMSGQKLPLKMSVDYISFSAHTDYQQTSEFIRALKPPHVILVHGEQNEMARLKAALIREYEDNDEVHIEVHNPRNTEAVTLNFRGEKLAKVMGSLADKKCGQGERVSGILVKRNFNYHILTPSDLSNYTDLCVGTVTQSQAIPFTGPISLLVSQLRNLAGDVEQVEGAEKITVKIFKNITLVHEAGMVLLEWIANPLNDMYADAVTTVILEVQSNPNAQKFLEGKREIFDIEVFVERLELMLHDMFGDDCVNFKDSKNLCVTVDGVTATVDPETCAVMCTDDESLREMIEVAVHRLYDALSPTFCQAPPTQPIASDT